The Leguminivora glycinivorella isolate SPB_JAAS2020 chromosome 25, LegGlyc_1.1, whole genome shotgun sequence nucleotide sequence TGCAACATGTCACTGAAAAGTTCGTTTCCCTATGAAGAATTATTGCTCAAAAATTCCACCTATTAAATTCTCCTTACAGATAAACAGCGATTCGATATTTTTATTCGCATGTCGAtgaatgtgtaaaaataaagaCTGGCTGTATTTCTAggacattgtaattatttattaaggataaaataaacataacagcATTTCGTCGTGTACTATCCGTAGATTCGACCTCAGAAATCCTTCCTTTTCCTaacaaattcattattttttctgtgtttgcaaCCTCAGACATCCCCGCGTTCCGGTGTTCTCTATCTCGGCGGGAAATGAACGCTAGAACGCGGCGTTCCGCTTTGACCGCCGCGGGCAGAGTGGCAGACTGAACTCTGAACGCGGAACGCAGAACTCCCGagcgctctctgtctgcgcaggCTCTCAGAGATAACTCTACTATGATTACTTTTATGCACAGAGTGTAGCAAACAACCAATAATATGTGATCAAATTATGAATACTTGAGTATAGAAATTCGTACAAACTTCCTTTTTCTATAAAATGCAAACGGAATGTCCAAGTGTTATTACATTAAAGTACTTAAAATAAGATCTATTGTTATAAAAAACAAGATTCGTTTATTAATGTTTGAGAATATATAGATTTTTACACTATTATAGAAATCTTTATACATAGAGTTTTtatgtattataattttattatacattataatccttgttatgtaaatgtaagtattCCTTACATAGATTTTCCTTCTTTTTGTTAAGAAGTTTTAATCTAATTGTTGATAATGTGCAGTGTTTTAAGATTTTGAATTTTCATTTCACCCGCATAAATTAACTGTTAAAATATTAATGGCCAGTTAATAAGCGTTTATCAATACAcatatattttcattttattgattttttacaaaaaaatctaTAACAATTGGCCAAAGGATGAATTTGGTAAGTGTTTTAAAGGGTGCGCCCACgagcgacaaagttgctcggcgacttttttgttgcTCACACCTAGTCTATGGGATAGTATGAAAGTTGACAGACCAGCAAGTGTGTGCACtctcatactagcccatagactaGATTTGAGATACAAAAAAgttgccgagcaactttgtctcCCGTGTCTGACTTACTTTTCAACACACCTTAAGTTATTGTTCAGTGTATAGATCATTTTAAACACTATTGCCTTCTAGACAATTTCTGCACTCAATTAGATCATTTTGAGTTCTTATACCTATTTTAGGCAATTTGTTTATActtttttgttaatatttatCAAAGTTTAAACCcagttgaaataaaactattattAAAACTCAACtctttttatttacattaaatttgattttatttaaaggttttTCTggtattttgaaaattttaacaCCCTCCTTTATGTTGTCATGTTCATTAACATTTGTAATAGTTTCTACATCTGTGGAAGTACAATCTACTATGTCTATGTTATTGTCTACAATATCAAATCTATGGGGCTTCTCTACAGTTACTATTGGAAGTGTTTCTACAAAGTTAACAGTACTTTTACTTACGTCTTTAACTTCATTTGTTATAAAACATGGTTTAAATCTTTTCTCTTCAACATGTCCTTTAAGTTTTCGTTTTCTAACAGAACCATCTAGAGATATAACATTAGTTTCGCCCATATTTAGTTTCGGCACTATTTGTTCAACTTCTGGCTGGGTTTcaacttttttttctatataaaCTTCTTCATTTTGCAAATTTTTCAGCCGAGTTAAAACATCATGTTTCCTTTGCAATAATTTTATTCTGGTTTCGTCTACATCTTCCAATTCCGGAGCGTAGGTTATATGCAACGAACCTCCATAGAAGTTTTTAGTATCCAACATCCTCTTAGCTACTCTGGCTGATtgtattttctcaaaaacagCATGGCAAGTCTCAGTAAATTGTTCACTTTTGTAGTCTTTAGCCAAAGTAAATGATTTTAACCTTCCAAATTTCTGAAAAAGGGCTTTAGCTTCTTGCCGCAGATTGAGCGATGGAACCCCGAATATTAGGAGGTGGTTAGATTCACTGTTGATCGTGTATACCTGCgccaagaagaaaaaaaatacaagtttcCTGAGACCTGTATTTGGTatttgtaaaatgtattttatatCTTGGGTGGTGAAGAATCAaactttaattaataaattagacatttttgtatcaaaaaattatataaaatacttGCCAATTAGTTATAGAAGCGGATCTAAAACTAACCTTAACAGCAGTTAATTTGCGACCTTGGCGGTAAGGCAGCCGCGTAGTGCACAGCTGCTGCTGCTCGTGGTGAGGCAGTATAACTTTATTATCACTATTTTCTTCTGACATATCCAAATAATCAGTTAAAATCCGAAGAGAAGCTCTGAAGATTCTTTAGTGTTTTTATTTACATGCTCATGACATTGACAGATATGCTGTTGCCTGCCGTTCCAAGCTGACAACTTAACAAGCGAAATCTACCAAATATAAAAATGGTAGATTTCGTTCATCAGAGAACTGGCAACCCTTGTATGTTCGAGCCATTTGTAAAAATGTCCATTCGGAAAAAGGGCGGGAAACTTCGGTCGCGGCGGACGCAGTTTTCGTAACTAAAGTTTTTGAAATTCTATTTTAAAGGATTGGAGTTGTATATTGTGTATATATTTGTAGATTTAGCTTTAGTTTTTGAGTATATTTAGTAGTTAGGTGTATATATTGATTGGTAAGTACTAATTCTATGTAATTTTTATGGGGGACGCTAAGCCCCCTGACCCTGGGGGAACAGTTCCCTCAGGGTCGAACACTCCTATGGATTATCTTATATCTGCACTTGAATCATCAATGGATACTGATGCGTCTGTATCCAATACCTCAGACATAACTTTAAAAAGGAAAATACTTTCGCGAATGTGTACGAATTGCAATAAAAGGAAACGCAAATCTGGGTcaggaaaaaataaaagtacggaTTGTGTGTGTGCTGATGAaattaaagttcaaaacaaaaaagataatgTTCATACTAATCCACAACCAACTGAAAAACCGAATCCCGTTCCCATTGTAAATGCAAACTCTGAAAGTTCAAATACTAATAATGTCCCACCGACTCATGTGCCTGTTGGCCGCGTCCGCTACCAACAGTCTGACATTGCTCCTTTTGTTGTTCATGTTCAAAGAGAAGCCAGCAGTGATGGCACAACTCTCCATCCCATAACTTTTGGTCGCTTTATGCGACAAAACAACATCCAAGGTGTTGTGAATGGCAGTTTAAAGAGAATAGGCAGAAATAGAGTCAGTATTTCATTTGCTACACACACTGATGCCAACAACTTCCTAAGTAATGACAACTTAGGTAAAAACAAATACAATGCTTTCGTCCCAACATTCAATGTCACTCGCATGGGAGTAATTAAAGGTGTACCCCTTGATTTGACTGATGATGAAGTACTGACTTCTATCAACTTGCCAATTGGTTGTGGACCAATTATCAAAATAAGaagaataaaaagaaaaatgttTGTCAATGACAGTAGTCAATTTGTAAATACTGGTACAGTTATACTTACCTTTGATGGACAAATACTACCTACTCGAGTATACATGTGTTACATGGCTCTGCCTGTAGAGTTATACATATATCCCACTGTTCAGTGCTATTTTTGTTGCCGATATGGGCATGTGAAAAGCCAGTGCCGCTCCAATCCAAGGTGCTTTAAATGTGGACAAGGTCACTCTGGTGATTCTTGTGATGTTGAGGAGGATGACTTCCAGTGTTGCTTGTGTAAGGGTTCCCATCAAGCCACAAGCAAGAAATGTTTGGAATATAACAGACAAAAAGCTATCAAAGAAACAATGAGCAAAAGTTGTATTTCATACATGGAAGCTTCTAAAGTACATCCACCAGTTTCGAAGGTATCATATGCTGAGGCTTTACTTGCAACACCATTGTCATCCACCTCACAATCTCAAGAAGATTTATATAACAATCAGGATAAAACACCTATGTTGAATAAACaatcatataaaaaaactgtctTCCTCAAACCCAGGGCTCCTGTAAAGCTAGGAAAAGGTTATGATAAAAATGCTCATTTTGAAATCACTAGACAACCTACTATACAAAGAGATAAACCAGTTTTTAACAATAGCACAAATGAAAACCCTAGTTTTGATGATATTGTAAAATCTATCATTGATTTAATGTCTCAGTCAAAAACCTTTTCACCGTCCAACGTTGCCGCAGTAATTAATGCTTTATATCAAATTAAGATCAACAATAATGGATCACAGGGCCCTAGTGGTGCAGTGGAATGTTCGCAGTCTAATCAGTAGGAAACAAGATTTAATacatgttattaataaaaatgacCCCTTTCTCATCTGTGTCCAAGAAACATGGTTGAGAAAGGATTCATTGTTTAAAATACCAGGATATGTCTGTCTCAGAGAGGACAGACCTGATGGGTATGGCGGAGTGGCCATACTTGTCAAAAACTCactaacttataattatgtcaCTTTACCTGTACATAGTGATGAAATATCTGTTATAGCAGTGGTTGTAAATAGCATTTGTTTTGTATCATTATATTATAAACaaccaaataataatattcttatagaaataaatgaaatttttaAGTCCCTGCCTAAACCATTTGTTTGCTTAGGGGATTTTAATGCTCACCATGAGTTCTGGGGCTCTGCTCAAACTTTATACTATGGAGAAAGGTTattggaaataattagtgaacaTAATTTATGCATTTTAAACACTGGATCTCCTACTAGGCTTGCTCGAAATCCAAGTGCAATAGATCTGTCTATATGTACTCCAGATCTTGCTTCATCTTTATCATGGTCAACAGCAGATTCCACTTATGGTAGTGACCACTTTCCTATATACATTACCTTTCCTTTTTATAAGACTCCACGAACACATGCCAGAGAGCCCCGTATTAAACATAAACTGATTGATGACAAATGGGATGAGTATAGAGAGGCTGTAGTAAAAAGAATTAATATTTTGCCAGTAATAAACAACTCAAATATATTAGAGAGCTCTCAAGCATTTGCCTTAGCTCTGGTGGAGGCAGCTAATGAAACCTTTCCATTAAAGAGCAGAGGTCCGGAGTTCATTCCATCCCCACCTTGGTGGGATTCAGATTGCACTGTTGCAATTAAGCAAAGAAAGGAGGCAGAGAAAAAGTATTGTCAAGAAATGACTGATATTAACTTTGATAACTACTTAGAAGTCGCTAAATCAACTAAAGAattacttagaaaaaaaaagtttgaaggGTGGCATAGATTTTGTAAATCATTGAGTCCAAATGTAGCTCCATCAATTGTTTGGCAAAATATTAGGAGGTTTCGATCAGCATTTAAAGACACACAAAGTAAAATATCTCCATCTTTAGCAGACCAGGTTATGGATCGTTTGGGTCCACCTTATGTCCCAGAACACCCTATGATTCTCAGGCCACTCATGTTATCTAAAAATGATTCAGAAGATGTTTTAAATTCCCCTTTTTCGCTTTGTGAACTGAAAGGAGTACTTTCTTCGACTAAAGATTCCGCACCCGGTGAAGACGGGATCCCTTATTCTTTCGTATCAAAACTGGACGATAACAGTCTCTGCTACCTTCTTTCTTTGATTAACAATGTTATGATTACAGGCTCTGTTCCCAAAGAATGGAGAACACAAACATTGATTTTAATACCGAAACCAAATAAACCTACTTCAGACCCCAAATCGTATAGACCCATAGCCTTATCATCTGTAATAGCTAAAGTCGCAGAACACCTAGTAAAAATACGATTAGAATGGTTTCTAGAACACAATAAACTCTTAAGTTGTAATCAATTTGGCTTTAGAAAAGGTAAATGTACTCTTGACAGTTTAAGCATCCTTACCACAGATATAAGAATAAGTTTCTCTAAAAATGACTCCTTAGTTGCTGCCTTTTTAGACATAAATTCTGCTTATGATAACGTCAACATttcaatcttaaaaaataaattaatcaaattagATGTTCCTAACTttcttattaattttataatcaATATGCTGTATGAAAGGTTTATAAATTATCACTTAGAAGAACCtggaaataaagttattaaaagAACTGTCTGGAAGGGTCTACCACAAGGTTCGGTCTTGAGCCCTTTATTGTATAACATTTATACTTATGATCTGGAACTTTCTGTTGGAGGACAGGTGGACGTCCTTCAATATGCGGAtgatttgcttttgtatgttTCGGGGAGTTCTTTAGAAAACATTAGTAACACAATGTCCTCATCCTTGAACGCCTTAAATAGTTGGTTGGATAATAATGGGTTAGATCTTTCACCTTCTAAAAGCTCTGTTGTTGTtttttcacgaaaaaaaaatactccacttattaatataaattataatggtTGTCCACTGGTAATTAAAGATAGTGTTAAATTTCTGGGAGTTATATTAGATCGTAAGCTTACTGGAATTCCCCATTTTGAACATGTTGTTGTAAAATGTGAACGTAACCTGAATATATTAAGATGCCTGACAGGGGTCTGGTGGGGAGCCCACCCTTTTACTATGAGATTACTATATAATGCTTTAATAAGAAGTGTTTTAGATTACGGCACCTACCTCTTACACCCTGGAAATGTTAAAGCGACTCAAAAACTAGATTCAGTACAGGCCAAAGCTTTAAGATTAGTTACAGGGGCTATGAAATCAAGCCCAATAAGTTGCTTGCAAGTAGAATGTTGCGATCCACCTCTTGCCTTTAGAAGACAGTTTCTATGTGACAAATTCTTTTTCCGTTCTGTGCAACTATATTCTCATCCACTACTTCCAAAAGTAAAGCAATTAGCTGAATTGGTTGAAACAGGTAACTATTGGACCCATAAGGATTCTCCTTGTGTTGTTAAgagttataaaaaatacaaaagtctaGAAGCACCGACTTATAGAAGTGAGACTCTTCCTTTATATCAACACTCATACAACAGTCTCATTACTAATCCAGATATTAGATTTAACATCGGTATATCTAAACACGATATAAATCCAAAAATAGATTTTTTGAACCTTCTTAACAATGACTGGAGTAATTGGCACTGTTTGTACACAGATGCCTCTAAACATGGTGATAGAAGTTGCGTTGGTGTTGGAGTCTTTCATTCACAATACAAAGGATTACAACTTATTAAACTGCCACCTGAAAGTTCTGTCTACACTGGTGAATGTTATGGTTTACTTAAAGCTATAGAATATGTACTTATGTTGAAGATACCTAAAACAATAATTTTTTCAGACTCCCGTAGTGCTTTAGAAGCAATAATGAGGTTTCCATTTAAATCACATAAACAGTCCCCTGTCGTGTTTAACATTAGGAGCCTTTTATACAAATGTTCCCAAAAGAGTTGTGCTGTCGTGCTGGCTTGGGTGCCAAGCCATGTGGGTGTCCCTGGGAATGAGAGAGCTGACCAACTGGCAAATGAGGCTATTCACGTGGGAGACATTGTACCATATCATAACTATTGTCATGACTTAATCAATTTGTCGAAAGCGTATTTGTATGATAATTGGAATGGGATTTGGAATAAGGAAACATCAAAAGGTGAACATTATCGGCGTATTCAGCCGGCAATTCCAAAGAAACCATGGTTTACAAGAGTATCATTTTCAAAAACTGTGACGTCAACATTATGCAGAATGCGCCTGGGGCATGTTTGTTCCCCGGCgcatttacataaaataaataaaaagccgGATCCTCATTGCTCTTGTGGCGAATATGGGGACCTAAACCATATTTTCTTTGCATGTACTCTTCACGATCGCTCTGATTTTCTTTCTAGTCTTGAATTACTACGCATCCCATTTCCCACATCCATACTTTGCTTGCTGTGTAATTATTCGTATGATATTTATAAGGCCATATCAGTATTTTTAGAAAAGAACGATATAAAATTGTagtataaatagtacattacatcagaggccgggaaaatgaggatttccggccaagtgggtatatacggccgagcgagcgtgcgagcgaggccggatagggatacgaggccgggaatccgttttcacgccgaggcatgtatagtgcttttctcaaacatacaatgaaataaaaaaaaaatgctctaaaggacaatattttatttattaagtgacaaaatacaaatacactcaaacgtcaagtgtgacaagtatccaggtcacacaaaaattaaaaaaaaagtgacatgacagtactgacagcttacttaaaaaagttactttgcaggcctaggcctaaaaaataatatgaaatccctttacagtcccctcgagttgttgcgcccaaaaagcgatacttcccagcccattttaaggaacgtaaagacaatatttcattgcatgtttgagaaaatgtataTATCATATCGAATCCAATCCTTTCCTTTCCAAATTACCGTAATATCCGTATTTCCTAATTCCTAGTTTCCCTAACTTTAACTCTTTCACTTGTCGTTGGCTAATGTAACAAAAgccagaagaaaaaaaaaaaaaaaatgtccattcagtTGACACTTAAATTATATTTAGGTCACAAAACGCGTGTTAATTCAATGCTGTGCAATAACAAAACGCAAAAGAAAAGAAACTTCAAAAATTTCAATGGCCGACGTCTCGTCGCCCCAACAAAACATTTGAACACGTTGAACTTACATAATTGCTTTATAAGAAGCCATTGAGCTGCATGCCACCGGCTTATATAACGTAAACCCCTAAAACAACTCTTCAAAATGTCAACAGTCGTGTCTGACTGCTTTACCATCGGCAGTATAGTAGCAACCCGAACATGTTACAACCAAGAAATAGAAGGCGAAGTTTTGGCCTTCGATCCTCAAACGAAGATGTTGATATTGAAATGTCCATCATCCAGCGGTAATCCTAAACGCCACGATGTGAATATTGTTAATTTATCGTTAGTCAGCGACGTGCAAATTAAGAAAGAAGTGACCGCCGTACCGGAAGCTCCCCAGAGCCTAAATCTACACAGACTTAACACTAGAGTACGAAATTCTATTGAGAATAAGAGAAGACTAGTAAGTACAAGTTTTTTTATTGcatgttattatattttggaACTTCGAAGCTCCATTTTAACCACGTGTTTGGACAATACCCTACTTATACAACATTACAGCTCAATACAAAGTCTTGTTTGGGTTGTTGTCCATGCGTGACAGTCATGATAATTGGTTCCTTATAAAAATGCACGGATTTCTATCTTGTATTGTTATTTAGGGCAAGCTGATGCAACATGGATGTAATTTTTGTGGCCTACTTttgatggatggatggatggtaGGTATTGAGATTGGAGAAACTTATTAGAGCAACTGCATTCCCTTAAATATTGCCatgatttgaaattaaattatttatagatCAAAATATAAAagactagcgacccgccctggcttcgcacgggtactatacctacatgtaaaccttcctctacaatcactctatctattaaaaaaaaccgcatcaaaatccgttgcgtagttttaaagatttaagcatacatagggacatagggacagagaaagcgactttgttttatactatgtagtgatactatgtagtgatgttGAAAAGAATAGTAAATGTATCTTTCCGCAGTCTACCATCTCTAGGGTGTTTcatgtttgtatgggaaaaataaaattgtgatatgttttctgacttcgctcggctttcggttctagcttatcttaaacgcctatataccaaatttcaagtgatttggacgttgtttagaggtcgcgctggatgaacagtttgaaaaaaggtcgctaaaaagtaatgttactcaattttatttttaaataaaacaatagagtagttgtagcttatttgaaagtaaaagtaaacttattaaacttaaaatacaatagttgtaacatccattcttgataaaataagtcatcatcatcagttagcttacatgtgtaagacgcaaccttatcttttgttcgcaagtagtaacgcattttctatgatgttcgacgactttcagcgagaaccgttttgctcttcatctttgactggagcgttaatttttattattaaatatataggtatacatactCTTCTTTGCAGTATGATAGACTATTGTTAGACTATCGACCACGTCTGGtgttagggctacaataatcgctaacatcctggacattaaatagttcgaagacaaaaatcaaaaaggtaagtagggtctatatcccggtcattatacttaagtcaaagaacgatcttgttttcttctttgtcgtcacactcttggcagagtggtcgtggtcgtcacatcaggggtggtagcaagcttaaggactgtatcgttaattatagggacacaacaaacctcgtctaaatgttgacatgtgcataattttgtattattatggtccgagagtatgatctgaaggtattggtaagtactatttgatataagaaggtctgatattttttttattttagggactttatggtactttcattaaggtctagcaaatacatttcggacaacccctaatctggcttaatttgagaatatctaaaagactttttgtacgatttcgacaaacaaaggttaatatgctgccaaaatatattttttaagagtcctcttcatggttgttcaattgggtacttgcagaataaatgcggtgaatttatataattaaaaaaaaacgcatttttgagcaacgttccggtttgccgtaaatttttgatacaagcaggatgagagaaatagataaaaaaattaggcataggccaatgtctaatagacattcatggtgtttgaacagtgcctaaaccagatcgatataaacagtgtatgatagttaaattcgacatcaaagtcggagttagcgtaagcaccatgccacattctctaaatggccgccatacacagatcatgaactttatattttttaaataacagtggctagactatgtctagatattctgctttgtggatcatgtgtcgttgaggttcgcactgtacaattttttttcgcaattgtgtcgtcttgtacgcactttgtgaattttctagtagcatttgtccgaaatcgtaattggtactcgggaggattaagtcaatgctgtctaaaccacatgctttacgttgAGTTtttaggacaaaatgcgtatcttattatgtgccttattaagcccatgtcttgttataagaaaaaaatataatagcaaataaatacggctactcaaagttgtctccatatttaacgatacagtctttaacaATGCATCGACATTCCTTACGCATACGTAGAGTGGGACTGGGACACTAAgtgcagccttgacttggctggtccatcgcatctgaaccttgtccaggatactcttagctttcttctgcagcaccacatttctaggaaatctatcttcttttcccttgaagtccacgtctcagcaccgtaaagaaatatgggaaaattgggagatactaatgccctgacaagtcgcattttagtggcatttgtgaTGAAGATTCTCCATATTTTGCCGAGCCGGTCCATGGCGGACCTGGTGATAGCCAATGTGCCGTTTGATATCATCCACCTATCCTGTTATCAGTGCCCCGAGAGGGCCGAGAGAccactgcttcatgccaaaaacaggacaaaaatccaaaaaaacttgttccatagaaggaagtcgagcgtccaaaaaaataccataaggaaccttgcctagaaactaaatgccacgtcaactagtattttttttaaaagaacttgcttcaatataaaaacttttcattaaaatcacttttaaaccacctactacaaaaagttacataagttttgtttctagcctttcctgcgcccataccaactaacttcttcagacaaaagttgccacagtgtgcgacctctaaatattgtccgatttTTCTGATTTTTGGTTTGtgggctctgtataggtgtagaaacaagaagaaaagcgaagtcaaagataaatcaaaattttggaaaaatgaaacaccctaaCCATCTCTGGTACAATATTTTGGGTCATGCaacatatttacaatatttacacagTCACAAAAAGCTAAACATTTTGGTGTGAATAAGGATTTATAAAATTTAGATTTGATTAAACTACTGTTAAATGTTTGAGGAATATCacaaatatttatatgtaaACCTACCTCTTGAGTTGTTTTTGCTCTACATGCATATAAGTATTCTTATGGAGCACTGTAGAGCAtacaaaatttgtaaaaaaaaacctcacCTAATGCAAATgctaaataattatactcaattattatttatacacaCATTTATACCACAGcgattttctttcaaccccttatcccttatttgccaagagtggcactgaagctttggtagtttcgtgtgctctgcctacccctttatgggatacaggcgtgattgtatgtatgtatgtatgtaacaaattaaattattttcatagtgtCATGTCACACTACTATTAAACTTTAAGCTGAAATGAATGCAACGAAATGGAAAAGAaagaaatgtgaagaaaacaaAGGTTATCTGGTAGAGGCTCTTTAgcaataagaccgcctgttgtctgcctctatttataatcatttgttttgtctccactgtatcttttgctgaggtgtgccaataaagattattctatctatctaagaAGAAATGTAAGAATaaattaccaaggcctccaagtgtttcTAGCTTTGGACAGTTGGAggccgttaacatttttttctttgtatttatttatttatttcaaaaatagtgaTACAGCATGACAGTATTAAATACTAAATCACTGCAAAACTAAAAACaagtacaaaacattttttatacatgATAAACTGTTGAAAGACGTACATCCATCCTCTCGCAGAACCTCAATAATTTATCGCGCACAGCACTCCATCTGCCAGCAAATAAATCGCACTCAGGTGCTGATGCTAAGAGAGCATTCAGGAGGGGCAAAGGGCGAACAAGAGGGGATTTTCTGTGAGACACGGTTCGTGATACTGGGCCTACAAATAAACCACGATCACGAGGCCGGAAATTGACTCTGGTCGGCATAGGGACATAAAGGCGCAGTAATTGCGCTACGAGTTCAGGACAGTCTGATTCACCTCGTAAGACGCCACAGGCTGTAGTGAGATGCTTAAAATTTCGTCTTACCTCTAAGGAGTTGAAGCCTAAACAACCAAGcaaatatgtgttgtatgtgacatttatttcagtttagaaAAAACTGTATATCAAAACATACAAGGAACTAATGTTGTAAATTTTTGCGTAGTATACATTTATTACAGTCTTATTGCGCCTACTACAGGAAACACCATATGGTATtgatagtaaaataaataaaaaataaaataaaatagtatattacgatacaagtgcgtaaaaaaggatcgtgtcgatttaaaacactcccttcggtcgtgttttaatttatcgccactcgtttcgaacttccttttcgcacgtgtatcgtacgacgtttttcagtacagatgagcctccgaagtttcgacctggcatataatgaaccacttctcgcactagtgcgtaaaaaaacaccatctgtactgaaaaagccttttatttctagTAAGACAGTTTACAGAAAtcagaaaaatatatacattaACTATTATAAATGATGTCACAGGtattgataacgatc carries:
- the LOC125239130 gene encoding uncharacterized protein LOC125239130, with amino-acid sequence MRLLYNALIRSVLDYGTYLLHPGNVKATQKLDSVQAKALRLVTGAMKSSPISCLQVECCDPPLAFRRQFLCDKFFFRSVQLYSHPLLPKVKQLAELVETGNYWTHKDSPCVVKSYKKYKSLEAPTYRSETLPLYQHSYNSLITNPDIRFNIGISKHDINPKIDFLNLLNNDWSNWHCLYTDASKHGDRSCVGVGVFHSQYKGLQLIKLPPESSVYTGECYGLLKAIEYVLMLKIPKTIIFSDSRSALEAIMRFPFKSHKQSPVVFNIRSLLYKCSQKSCAVVLAWVPSHVGVPGNERADQLANEAIHVGDIVPYHNYCHDLINLSKAYLYDNWNGIWNKETSKGEHYRRIQPAIPKKPWFTRVSFSKTVTSTLCRMRLGHVCSPAHLHKINKKPDPHCSCGEYGDLNHIFFACTLHDRSDFLSSLELLRIPFPTSILCLLCNYSYDIYKAISVFLEKNDIKL
- the LOC125239141 gene encoding RNA-binding protein 48, whose protein sequence is MSEENSDNKVILPHHEQQQLCTTRLPYRQGRKLTAVKVYTINSESNHLLIFGVPSLNLRQEAKALFQKFGRLKSFTLAKDYKSEQFTETCHAVFEKIQSARVAKRMLDTKNFYGGSLHITYAPELEDVDETRIKLLQRKHDVLTRLKNLQNEEVYIEKKVETQPEVEQIVPKLNMGETNVISLDGSVRKRKLKGHVEEKRFKPCFITNEVKDVSKSTVNFVETLPIVTVEKPHRFDIVDNNIDIVDCTSTDVETITNVNEHDNIKEGVKIFKIPEKPLNKIKFNVNKKS
- the LOC125239144 gene encoding LSM12 homolog A-like encodes the protein MSTVVSDCFTIGSIVATRTCYNQEIEGEVLAFDPQTKMLILKCPSSSGNPKRHDVNIVNLSLVSDVQIKKEVTAVPEAPQSLNLHRLNTRVRNSIENKRRLVSALSACLDPEGQRLFLAIARVIDDVSWAGQNIRVYNEVTISPPYKVENVAGEPESKPYNYIRKFVERHWSDRELPAHQ